CCAACTTTGAAGTTTGTTGTTTCCAGGGTAGGGCAGGTGAACAGCCTGGGAAACACCATGTATATAGGAATGGGCAGGCCCCTGCAGACATCCCCATCAGCAATCTGAATATTCTGTATCTCTGTGGCATCTCGGGCATAACCTTCCGCACACCCTGGGGAAAGTGAGGAAAgtcagagggaaaggagggaaagggaaagagagaagagaaggcagtggccaaaactgaaaacaaaaatacaccggggctgggggcgggaggTGAGTAAGGGCAAAACATTTTGCCCTTTGACCTGCAAGTTTTCACATTAGCGCTCTTGAGTTAAGGATCATAGAGgttatttaaattaatgtttggACTGTTCTACCtgaaatgcaaaagaattttttGCAAGTCTTTTTAATTGTATAGCGTTTGACAAGCTTTCGTATTTAAGCTGAAAGAGCGCAAGTGGCAATTACTGCAGTCTACACACATTCCGTGTACAGAGCAACTTACCACAGGTTTCCACACGCACTAACTGCAGCTCAATACTTTTGACTGCAGCCTCTGCGttctccaccaccagctcccCTGTCAGCGGCTGTGTAATGATGCAGTTTGTAGAACTGAGGTGACCTCTGATGAGAAATTTTGGAAGTGAAGCTCTCTGAAaagatgggggggacacacaactgTAAGAGGagactaagaaaaaaataccttctaGAAAGACAGTTAtcaaaatatgcaggaaaaagtTGCAAAGTTATGAACTCAAAAGTTTAGAAATGCCTCATGTAACCTAAATAATATAACTCTTTAAATATGCATCCTTATGCAGGTGCATTAAGATATCTCTTACTACCCTCTGCCCTGACATGCCTCCCCCCTACTCATTCCATCCACAGGAGCATTTTTCTTGGGATGAACTGACAAAAACTTGGCTATTGCAATTAATGCAGAAGTTGGGAACGGCATGGTGAAGGAGGCAGGCTGGGAGGAGCTAACAGGATGGTCAAGTTAAGGCAGCTGGCAGCGCTCTGGAGAACAGCGTTCTGGTCCCATTTTGTTACAGGTTACAATATAGTCTATCGTTTCAGTGATTTGCCCCACcttcttaaatttctttctcATGGCCGTTATTGGGAGGGAAGACAGGCatttaaaaatcttcctttaaTGTGAAATGTAGCATACCGCTTATTGTACTAAGACATCAATTAAGGACAATTAATAAAGAGTTTAATTTGAACACAGCATCACACCTAACTTTTCAACTTTTCTTAGCAGCAAGCATGTTTCCTACGTTTTAACGAAGGAGGAGTAAGAATAGCTGATCGAAGATGACAGTCTCTAAATCAGTTTCCATAAAAGACCAAATGGGGGTTTTTGCTCCCCTTGCCCAGGCCAGCAGGCACCAGATACTCTCTGCCACCAGAGAAACTCATACGCCAGAAGCTCCAGTTACACGTCAAGTTCTGGCATACTGAAACAGTTGAGTTTTCTACCCACATCTTCAGCTCGCATCTTCCCCATCCAACTTTCTTCAAACTCTTTGAGCATCCTGCTCTAGCCTTCCCCTTCTTTTGCAAGCCTtatcctcctctcctgccttaaTTATTTGTTATTGTCATCTTTGACGTTAGCCGCTACCTTCCAACCATCTGCTTGCACTTGCTTGTGGCGCTGGATTTCCTTGCCCATGTAACTTATTCTCCCTTCTTCCAAACCAACTCTCTTGGCacaaactttttttctcccagtctgtttgttttgcttctcAGTCCTGGCTGCCAGTAGTAATGGCAGTAAAGTTCTCCTCAGCTATTGTTTAGACTGTTTCACTCAGATACCCAACACCTCTGCAGAATTTAGCTGTTCCACTCAAAACAAATCTTTGGGGGAAATAAAGAGAGAGGAATTTCCATGTGTTTAGTAAACATGACCTCACCTGAGTATTTTCTCCTAATTTAAATAACAGAAGTTATGTGCCTGACAAAACCTCCCTATGAAATATTGACTCCTAATAATGTATTAGTTAATTGCTTTTTTATTGTATGATCCTTAGGAGGTTCGTCTTATGACCGCTCCTTCCCAGGGACATCGTATAGCTACCCCCCCAAGTATAGTGGTCGGAACCTAAGAGACAGAGATAAAAGGAGCTCGCAGAACAAGAACTCAAGGCCATTTTCCTCAATCCTAGTCTATGagactttttttaaaggtgtatttCTCCTAGAGCCTTACTACTCTGTCATTACTCGTCATATTTTAATCCTAGGCTAGATCTTCTCTCATAGAACCTATAATTTACACTCTCTCTCATAATCCCCCAAAAATGACAATCGAGAACGTAAGAGCACATCTATCCTGGTTTTTAACCTAACCTCTTTGTGCTTTGCTTGGCTACTGCAAACCTCCTAACCAGTTTTCTCATAGTCTACCGGAAATTCTAGTTCTGTCACAATCTCCAGACGAGCAgagaattaaaatgttaatattataAATATACCAAAACAGTGACTTCTTCTACCTGTCCAGCAGGTAGTCACTTCAGACCCACACATTTTTCTgagacagaagaataaataaaaataatactaaaaaaaaaggccactgcTTGTGCTAGCATACACATTCTTTAGACAGCTCCACAATTAAATACCAAAGTCTGCTGGATCAGAGATGTCATAAGTTTTAGAACCTACTTTTGTAGTTATGTACTTGAAATAGAGAAAGGCACAGGGTCTGCTATTAAACTtaagaaagagcttttaatggaCAGGACTTTCTTAAGATGTGTACCACTGGGTCTTTGCTAAGCCAATGTATCaagatacagaagagaaagaagaaacggAAAATACTTTATATGGAAATATGGTTCATAGGAAGAGCAGACTGCTGAGAGCTTAGTATTTAGCAGTAGTCTCAAAAATACATCTCAAAAGTAATTTTACCACCAAGATTAGTTATTATATCCTTATATTTGGAAAAACACATGCTTTCAGTGTGCATCAGTCTCCGGAGACATGAGAGGCTGCTGGGCATAACCTGTTCATCCTCTGCTGCTGGGCCGTGGATACCGTATATGTTGGCTTCAGCACTGTTTTTTTACACTGTTTCTCCTAACAACCTCACAGCCAAACTGATGGGAGTACAGACTGGATGTACAGCTTAAGACACTGAGGTAGACTGGGAACAGCCTGAACTGCTGGACTCAAAGGTTTGTAATTAGTagcacaaagtccagctgaaggccagtcactagtggtgtacaCCAGTGACTGGGGTCAATATTGGAGTCAATATTACTTTACATCTTCAGTGATGGGTTGGATGATGAGACAGAGCACTTCCTCAGCAAGTCCGCAGATaatacaaaactggaaggagcAGTTTGTGAACCACATAGTTCCTCCACAGGGACTTCAACAGGCTGGACAAATGGGCCTacagcatcctgagctgcattaggaAGTGTTGCCAACAGGTTGACAGAGGTGATTCTCCTCATCTCTGCAGCACTGATGAGACAAAACTGGGGATAACGTGTCCAATTCAGGACTTCCTGGTACAAGAAACACATActtactggagcaagtccagcctTTGCTGGATTTGGCCATGAAGATGGTTAAGAGCATGTGACATAAGAGTctgagagctgggattgttcaccCTGCAGAAcagaaggctcagggggacctTTTGATATGTATAAATACCTGGTGGGAGGGAGTAAAGAAGTTGGGAGTCAGACTCCTCAGTGGTAGCTAGTGAAAGGACAAGAAAGAGGCTATGGAAACAAATCGaaataaaggaaattacttttcgtttatttatttatttagtaatcatgtgagggtggtcaaacattaaCATTGCTGAATGGTTCCAAGTATCCATCCTTTGAGGCATTGAAAACTTGACTACACGTGGCCATGAgtaacctgctctagatgactcTGCTCTGAGCACAGGGGCCAGACTAACCagtctccagaagtcccttccaaccacaaTGATTCTATTGAATACAAGGTGATAAGGTCAACAGTAGCATGAAACAACCAAACAGCTGATTTGAGAAACAAGTGGAAGAGTAGGGGACTAAGAGAAACGGAAGACAAACTGGAGATGCAGAAGGGAGACCTAACGCAGGAAAGTATTCTAAAGAGCACAACAGGAAAATCTGGAAAAACAGAACACTGGTTTCAGTGGACAAACAGAAACCAATGTTAATAAAGCTAAATGACCAAGACATCAACTACTGTTCATACAGGCTTCCCAGAGCCACATGGGGCTGTAAAAAAAGGCATAACAAAGGatcaaaatagacatttttaaagGATCTTGGCTACAAGTGGTATAGATTGTTTTCCCTTGCTTCACTGCCatctttcattcagaaaaatagtaaaatatttaaccATTACTGAACAAAGTTCCACCTTACATTAGTCACCACTATCACAAGAGATTAGGCAGAATCAATTTATTGCTTACAAaagtaagaaaggagaaaaaggaggggaataaaaaaagaagagctgattATCTGCAGGGCAGCATTTAATCATTCCTCTCTTGTTCTTACTCAGAATCACACAagcattacatttaaaataaaataataagaaaacccTTACCTCTTTAACATTTTGCAAAGTTTCAGGAGTAATTGTGAAGTCTACTGGGCTTGGCGTCAGTTTCCCTTTCTGTGACTACAAGTAATGAAAGAGTTAAACTGTAAACTATGATTtacaaaacacacagagagaatattaaaaaaaagacaacaaagtCAGGCAACTGTTGGATGTGTCAGTTTTCAGAACTGGCTTCATCCGAAAGTATGCATCTATGTCATAAAAAACCCTGAGATTTCCTGCCTTTgttattaaataacattatgatATTGTCTGAATACAAGTTGCAAATCACCATGAATTTGAACTGTGGAAACAAAACTGTCAGTTTTTGGTTACTTTGTGTTTGCCATTGCAGTAAACCACAACAAACTCTCCATTTCTAAGTTTTTGGCATAACCTCTACctacatggaaaagaaaaaaaaaaaaacaaaacaaaggaaaagaaaaagagaacatgtGGTTGACTAAACcacctggaaaagaagaaatacactATCTATCTGAAGCATATCGTATGCTATAGAAAGAAGTTAATTTCATATTTTCGTATttacaaataattacattttatatgtCACTTGCAATGCTTCCTTTCATTATTAATGCTTAGTAAATTTGAGCAGGGGAGAAAGCGGGAGATTATACATGAACTTGCTCCATTGCTTCCAATACGTTTTACAAACTCTTCCTCCCTCTTGTTATCTCTGAGCACTTTGAACTCTTTCTGCTGCCCTTTCTGTAACGGCTCAGGTCTCCTAAGCCATCCTGCTATTACTAGGAGATCCTCAGCTGATGGAATCTAGCATAGCATGGATTTAATGGGCGTCGCGTCCAGCTTCTTTaactgtaaaaaaccaaaacttggTCCAGCTTAGCGTTCCACGCTGGAGAAGCAATTTTGAGGGCACATTATTACAGTTCTTCAGTATCTATTCACACCATTTATCACAAAACCAAGAAGTCTTGATCTTAAGTCTGAATGGGCCCTGAGCTCGGCTGAGATGGCAGCCTGCACTCTGCATCAGGAAAGCAAGCTTTGCTTACCATTCACTGACCTCTCTCTCCATCCTTATCTCAGTGAGATGCACTGTCTTTTCCCTGCATATTTGGAATAAGTGGCCAGCGCAGCATCAATTATGAGGGACTCCATTGTATCTAACCATGAGCTGGCAGAGCACACCACCACCAACGGGCTTCACTTGAACTCTTAGGATCTACCCTCACCACTTAAGAATTCAAAACAGCTTCTGCTGCCCAGCTGCAAGATGGAAGACTGACTGTATTTTCCCATAAATGACAAATTCTGGCAAAGAATAAGGTTAAGGGAAATGGTACATTGAGCACTGACAGTGAGAATTATATGTTCAGTAAAACCTCATTAATTCACCCTGACTGAGAGATTCATGATTTACTGACTTGTGATCTAAGTGCTGTAGTGggaacaagaaataaaaccaggaaaCTGCATAATATGTAATTTGTTCACTATTTTGACAAGTGTGGCTTACTTATAATGTAATAATGGACCAATAAAATGTAGCataatatattttagaaaataatgaagtcTTACCAACAGGAAACTTCTTTATAGCACCTAgctaaatctttaaaaaaggtactaaatctttaaaaaaaggtaCTATAGAACTAAAATAACATATTTCCACCATTATTCATAGGTAAGACAAGAGTCTAAtactttactgtcctgttaagaGTTCAAAGGAATGATAGAAACAGTATGTTCTAGCAAGTTGTGGGTGGAAAAAAGCGATACTTAATTAGGCCGGCACAGTCTGTACTGACATCGGATGTTCTGGACATGCGTACAAGTCAACATCAACTAAAAACCAGACTGATATAGGAACTTCAAATAACAAGCAGCAAAGCATTTCTTGTGAGACAGTCTCATCCCACAATTCTACCTCCACAGGAGGAAGGCTCTCTCCATGTTGCTAACCGCAGGATGTGGATATTTTTTAACCTAGTTATCTCAGCATATTGCCAACCACGGGCTTACTTAATAGCAAAGGGGATTAAGCTGACAAGCTTCTTTTCTAACTTGATGCAGTCCCAGCTTTGATACTTTGAGTCAGGGCTCTAAGTCGTAATTAGTCATCTGAAGAGCAGAAATCAGGTATTTTCTCTTCACCAACAAACTCCCATTTCTAGGACAGGCATTGTGGGCACCTGGAACCTTTGGCTAAGAAATGCTCAGATAGCCTGAAATACTGTTTAGAACACCACTGTAATATTTATCTAACCACACCATTGTTTCAGAACTGAAAGGATGAAAAGGAGAATAAACTCAGTGCAGTATGAAAACATCTTATAATTCAAATCTTCTTTgtactattttctttaaatgaaaagaaagatgagTTACTCTAATAAGAAGCAACTGATACCCTAGCTCTTCTGGATAGAGGTTTTTTTTGAGGCTAGTTTCCTTTACTCATACATATCCCATGTGTTGCTATTATAAATTACATCGTTTTAGCTGATCTTCTAACCTTACTGCCAAGCTTCACTTAAagtgggaaaaaacaaataaatctcaCTTTGTATAGTTAATAGAAACCACACTTACCAGTGAGTGGACAATGAATTCACAAGTCTTAGTTAGGTCTTTTGCCAGCAGAGAACGTCGCATATCACACCGTAGGGTATACTGGGAAGAATAAGatggcagagaaaaagaagagagccTTAGTTAAGATCTCCTCTATCTCTCTtaacttttcatctttttattgcATATGTGCAGAATGTTAATGTTACTCATATTTAAGGCATTATTTAAAACAGGTTAGTAGGCAACATACATACcagtgatggggagaggggaaggagataAGAGGTATACAATGATTTTAGATGCTCCCAAATGAGAGAtggtttttctttgtgtttacaGTCCCATAGTCATTTGCAAATGCTTTGCATATCTTCTGTGATATGTAACAAACTATGAGACTGTGGGACTAACTCACTGACAAGAGAGCAGTACTCCTGTACGGCTTCAGAACGCAAATTACATTCAGTTAAGGGTCATTACAGTATTGCTTTTCACCATACTTTGGATAAGCCATTATCAATAAGACAACCCctctaattttaaattttttgtagGATCAAATTTAACAGTGGTAACAGTTATAGGCATATTTAATGGGGAACCATCTTTAACCATATAGCCAAacttaaaagcagcagcatgcaGTAAAGTCAGGCAACAAggttcatttttctgtttgctgttcAAAAACTTGCTGCccatttcctcccctttctctcctaaaaaggGAGCCATAAACCAGTGACTGAAAAATAATATGACCTTGGTTATCACAGTAATCATGCACTTCAgcacggggttttttttgttgttgttgtttcatttttaattccttctttacAGATAAGCAATTGGCAAAACCAAGTGTGCTCAGATTAGGGACTCAGCTTCATGATTTCCAGTTCATGGTGTCTCTCTACGCATAACCTGAATACGTGTGCAAGAACGAGACCAGAGAGCATATCTCTTTCCCCATCAGACCGTGGTTTCCACTGAAGTTGAACACTGTTGAGCAAACCTTCTGTTACTGCACTACACTCAGACCAGGGAACACAGTGCAGTGAGGCAGCAGGACCACACGTGCCCTGCAATTTGGCCCTCAGTGTCCAATTAAAAGTTCTCTGCATGAGAACAGAGACTTTAGTCTTGATACTGAACCCCCAGCTAATATACTAATACTGAGATCAAGACATCTTttgtgattctgcccctctactccattctggtgagaccccacctggggcactgcgtccagctctggagacaccaacataaggaggacatggacctgttggagcggctctagaagagggccacaaaaatgatcagagggctggagccctctcctatgaagacaggccgaGAGAGATGCGGTGTGTGTAGATACATATGTgtacagatagatagatatacatatatatattgtaggggccttctagtacctaaagggtgtctacaggaaagacggggagggactggTTATCAGGGAGTGGAACAAC
Above is a window of Larus michahellis chromosome 1, bLarMic1.1, whole genome shotgun sequence DNA encoding:
- the VPS26C gene encoding vacuolar protein sorting-associated protein 26C isoform X1, giving the protein MGMALDIKIKRANKVYRCGEVLSGVVVITSKDTVQHQGISLTMEGSVNLQLSAKSVGVFEAFYNSVKPIQIINSTIEMVKPGKLPSGKTEIPFEFPLHMKGNKVLYETYHGVFVNIQYTLRCDMRRSLLAKDLTKTCEFIVHSLSQKGKLTPSPVDFTITPETLQNVKERASLPKFLIRGHLSSTNCIITQPLTGELVVENAEAAVKSIELQLVRVETCGCAEGYARDATEIQNIQIADGDVCRGLPIPIYMVFPRLFTCPTLETTNFKVEFEVNIVVLLHDDHLITENFPLKLCRM